One window from the genome of Hippoglossus hippoglossus isolate fHipHip1 chromosome 10, fHipHip1.pri, whole genome shotgun sequence encodes:
- the LOC117769136 gene encoding zinc finger and BTB domain-containing protein 5-like has product MDFPGHFQHIFQQLNHQRLHAQLCDCVVLVGGQSFQAHRSILAACSSHFRALLSSSDAADEVGGAGVDRGEGPSVIELDPEVVTPEAFSTLLDMIYTSTLSLGASNVMDVLLAASHLHLNTVVKACKLHLSRKNFPASPPKGWRSVQQQQQQQCPSSQAERSSSLQLVSSAMEEDSDEDGEVVEVSQSMGEVRGVNGETGAAAQSSRYKRKSHEDRLSSRKRSCRMPEGNYKECSPTVTSRSTVSAEDGGDDLLSRDRLRTAEGLLENQGDEEVEEKYEATKGESEEIQLPSQSDSSTGGAGAWKKDGDTDGDTVVKVKVGEEGEEEAEEPKMEMMEVKKENLSSYSPDLDSPPPPPLDCTDNLNAEVNDEKMATAADQAVGGVVSLQSQLCTDLQTDTHRDDGDLCEDAEGLDSLSELAFSCFLNPSADSVMGALEEEDSLASLTAAATAAAAAASNAPAAAGNVGEPCQISEEANICFAQSSDSSSSLVFPVTSVPLQQLLPTQSSGFSDTLILQPTQNSLAGFLSGIRPGLSLEASLVPPSTSRGGTGSGATTFRRIAPKVVPGSEAGADPSSSSSGSAGDAAADRPPLTRASDDVLSKCKKAAAEDHVLLVEGEKKYACSICCKTFMNLTDCKKHIRVHTGEKPYPCPKCGKRFSQSSHLYKHSKNTCVNWKDEQSFPEPLL; this is encoded by the coding sequence ATGGACTTCCCAGGTCATTTCCAGCACATCTTCCAGCAGCTCAACCACCAGCGCCTGCACGCTcagctgtgtgactgtgtggtgCTGGTGGGAGGCCAGAGCTTCCAGGCTCACCGCTCCATCCTGGCAGCATGCAGCTCTCACTTCAGAGCCCTCCTGAGCTCCAGTGATGCTGCAGATGAGGTTGGAGGAGCTGGGGTCGACAGAGGGGAAGGCCCCAGTGTGATAGAGCTGGATCCAGAGGTGGTGACCCCCGAGGCCTTCTCCACCCTGCTGGACATGATTTACACCTCCACCCTCTCCCTGGGAGCCTCCAACGTGATGGACGTGCTGCTGGCCGCCTCGCACCTCCATCTGAACACTGTGGTGAAGGCGTGCAAGCTCCACCTGTCCAGGAAGAACTTCCCTGCCTCGCCGCCTAAAGGATGGAGGTCagtgcaacagcagcagcagcagcagtgtcccTCCTCACAGGCCGAGAGGTCGTCCTCCCTTCAACTGGTCTCGTCTGCCATGGAGGAGGACTCAGATGAAGATGGAGAGGTAGTTGAGGTCAGCCAATCGATGGGGGAGGTCAGGGGAGTCAATGGCGAGACAGGTGCAGCAGCACAGTCCTCGAGGTATAAAAGGAAGTCACATGAGGACAGgctcagcagcaggaagagaagctgcagaatgCCTGAGGGAAACTACAAGGAGTGTTCTCCCACTGTGACCAGCAGAAGCACCGTCAGtgcagaggatggaggagatgatCTGCTGTCCCGAGACCGCCTGAGGACAGCTGAGGGACTTTTGGAGAACCAaggggatgaggaggtggaggagaaataCGAAGCAACCAAGGGAGAGTCAGAGGAGATCCAGCTTCCGAGCCAGTCGGACAGCAGCACGGGAGGTGCGGGGGCGTGGAAGAAGGATGGAGATACAGATGGAGACACGGTGGTGAAAGTAAAGGTGGGAgaagaaggggaggaagaggcagaggagccaaagatggagatgatggaggtgaaaaaggaaaatctaaGCTCATACTCCCCAGATCTAgattctcctccacctccaccactaGACTGCACAGACAATTTGAACGCAGAAGTAAATGATGAGAAAATGGCCACTGCAGCCGACCAAGCAGTGGGTGGTGTTGTCTCTTTACAATCTCAGCTGTGCACAGATcttcagactgacacacacagggacgATGGGGATTTGTGTGAGGACGCTGAAGGCCTGGACAGCCTGTCAGAGCTGGCCTTCTCCTGCTTCCTCAATCCCAGCGCTGACAGTGTAATGGGAGCcctggaagaagaagacagcCTCGCTAGTCTAacagctgctgccactgcagccgccgctgccgccagcaatgctcctgcagcagctggaaatGTAGGTGAACCATGTCAAATCTCAGAAGAGGCAAACATCTGTTTTGCTCAGtcctctgattcctcctcctctcttgtttttccagtaacctctgtccctctgcagcagcttcttccGACTCAGAGCTCTGGTTTTAGCGACACGCTCATCCTGCAGCCCACCCAGAACTCTTTAGCAGGGTTTCTAAGCGGCATCAGACCCGGCCTCAGTTTGGAAGCCTCCCTCGTCCCACCCTCAACCTCTAGAGGTGGGACAGGCTCAGGTGCGACAACCTTCCGTCGCATTGCTCCCAAAGTGGTGCCTGGGTCAGAGGCCGGCGCAgatccttcctcctcctcttctggaTCAGCgggggatgctgctgctgatcggCCGCCTCTAACCAGAGCTTCAGATGATGTTCTGTCCAAGTGCAAGAAGGCGGCAGCCGAGGACCATGTGCTGTTAGTAGAAGGGGAGAAGAAATACGCCTGCAGCATCTGCTGCAAAACCTTCATGAACCTGACTGACTGTAAGAAGCACATTCGTGTCCACACGGGAGAAAAGCCCTACCCCTGTCCGAAGTGCGGCAAGCGCTTCAGCCAGTCGTCCCACCTGTACAAGCACTCTAAGAACACATGTGTGAACTGGAAAGACGAGCAGTCGTTCCCAGAACCGCTGCTCTGA